The Candidatus Hydrogenedentota bacterium nucleotide sequence CTGGCCCTTTCCTGTTGCGCCGGGGTGTCCGGCAATGTGAAGGCATGCCGCGCGTCAACATGGCCCGCCGCATGCAGATAACCTTGAGTGGTGACGATTGAAGAATGCCCCGCCCATGCCTGAACCAACGGCACGGGAACGCCCGCCATTGTCCAGAGGGTAATGCAGGAATGGCGCAACTCATGGACAAGGCACCGGACCCCCGCACGGGCGCACACGCTGGCCCATGCGCCGCGCGGCACTTCTTTCCCCTGTAGAACCCTGCCCAAGTCCTTCTTGTGGCGCATGAGGCAGTCCAGCAGTTCAGGGTGAAGGGGTATGACCCGTGGCCGCTTGCCCTTCGGCGTGAAGGTGGAGTCACAGGGAATCTTGAGTACACCGCCTTCCCAGTCAATCCACGTCCACCGGCAAGCCGCGACTTCACCGGCGCGAAGTCCCGCCAGTCCGGCAAGGTGCGCCGCCAAGTCAATGTCATGGCCGTGTGTCTTGGCCGTGTCCAGTATCGCCCGCAGTTCTTCGCCGGACAAGGCCCGTCTCGTGCTGGCCGGAGCGCGTAGCAGTTTCACCTTGGCGAAGGGGTTGCAGGGTATCCACCCGAGCCGCGCCATATGATTGAGCGCGGCGCGAAGTGTCCGCAGTTCCATGTTGACCGTGACGGCGACCGCGCCAGAGGCAAGCCGCCACTCTATGAACCGTTCCACGTCCAAGCTGCCGGAGAGCATGCCGCCTGTGTATTGCGACAGGGTGCGGAGATAAATGCCTTCCGTCGCCAGTGTGGCGGGTGCGTGTCTCCCCCTTGCCCACTCAAGGAACCGCGCGGCCAGCATGTCCAGGTCATACACCGGGGCCGGGACCGTCTCCGCCACCCGCGACCGTCTCATGCCGTCCAAGTCCATGTCTGAAATTATCCGCAACGCCGCCAGCTCCGCCGCCGCCTTGTCGCCCTGGCCCGTGCTTCGGCGCACGTCCAAACCGCTGGAAAGTGTGAGTCTGAAATGCCAGACTCCGCCCCGCCGTGATAGTGTCAACATGCCCTGTTTCTCCCTTGTTTGGGTACAGTTCTTTGGCATTATTGGCTATGTTTGGTAGGACAACTGGTAGTGCTGTAAAACGGCCAAGGCCATGCGCCGCAATGGGTTGCAGATACGCGCCGGGTGGTGGAATTGGCAGACACGCTAGACTAAGGATCTAGTCCCGCGAGGGGTGCGAGTTCAAGTCTCGCCTCGGGCACCATTCTTAATACCAACGTGGGTTTCACACCACGTCATTGTGAAAAGGGCCTCGGCCCGACAAAGCAGTCCCCCGAATCATCATGACGGTTCGGGGGACTGCTTTTTCTGGCTGAAGCCATTCTCGCCATTGCGGCGGCTCAGGGGCTTTGCGCATGCGTGGAATAAAGCGGCGCTATTGGACGCGTTCGCCCTGCCCCAGGCTCCTCCCCGGTGAATTTCCGGGCGCGCTGCTGGCATAATGAAC carries:
- a CDS encoding site-specific integrase, with the translated sequence MLTLSRRGGVWHFRLTLSSGLDVRRSTGQGDKAAAELAALRIISDMDLDGMRRSRVAETVPAPVYDLDMLAARFLEWARGRHAPATLATEGIYLRTLSQYTGGMLSGSLDVERFIEWRLASGAVAVTVNMELRTLRAALNHMARLGWIPCNPFAKVKLLRAPASTRRALSGEELRAILDTAKTHGHDIDLAAHLAGLAGLRAGEVAACRWTWIDWEGGVLKIPCDSTFTPKGKRPRVIPLHPELLDCLMRHKKDLGRVLQGKEVPRGAWASVCARAGVRCLVHELRHSCITLWTMAGVPVPLVQAWAGHSSIVTTQGYLHAAGHVDARHAFTLPDTPAQQERASS